Proteins found in one Thalassomonas actiniarum genomic segment:
- a CDS encoding SymE family type I addiction module toxin has product MAEYHHTPEPVSAKVKYPIYRQLTVQETVCNTASKTRGIGINYVPVKLEPCMVLRGKWLRRAGFAVGQKVSIEVNQGEIHIIPKQTGAVLKNSQSTQE; this is encoded by the coding sequence ATGGCTGAATATCATCATACGCCAGAGCCAGTCTCGGCAAAAGTAAAATATCCCATTTATCGGCAACTTACCGTACAGGAAACGGTTTGCAACACTGCTTCGAAAACCCGTGGCATAGGCATTAACTATGTACCCGTCAAGCTTGAACCCTGCATGGTGCTCAGGGGCAAGTGGCTGCGGCGGGCGGGTTTTGCTGTCGGGCAAAAGGTCAGTATTGAGGTAAATCAGGGAGAAATTCACATCATACCTAAACAAACTGGTGCCGTGCTTAAGAATAGCCAGTCAACCCAGGAGTAA
- a CDS encoding response regulator, producing MLAKLSQNPKIKRARKRLIYYAWTGFFANLIGGILIYLSTFFGLVAQSIHLINALTLYAIFFYTWVILTIATRETITRRFSQKILMVQIANSGVLLFFVLVFYPEIKTTILVLWIMAFAFTFSFGTLKQSVMLSVLIFVFYVISLAVSGFFYKNAQEVISELIFLCAFIPTCAFISYVGAKLKKQRDNTQKAKLQLEEALKVAAAASESKSAFLANMSHEIRTPMNAIINLSYLCLQSDLGARQRNYVEKVNKSAKSLLQIINDILDFSKVEAGKLHIEQADFSLDEMLAHLAVIEVPKNKRKKLQLIFDVQPGTPILLSGDLVRINQVLFNLLSNAIKFTKSGRIVLSIRVLQWQEKQVVIKFMVRDSGIGMAQEVADKMFEPFSQADTSTTRVFGGTGLGLVICKQLTELMGGRFELLSEQGRGTRASAILPVGLASRPVLQQSTPATNKQVLVSAQDDIALSAIEHTLAAFAVCVTGRSSLDFDLDMMAEVDVIMIDESCPQTEIAAFFNRWVQLHQKSIMVIFVSDQEGLPPELAKYPLRHLQKPVYFTNFCDVLSGADKARGGQGHEHHQQFILSANLYQQVGKQRILLAEDNELNQEIISDLLADSGCELHMVENGQQVLDLLEHQEIDVILMDIQMPVMDGIEATRLIRAAPKWRHIPIIALTASAIKNDMEQGLAIGMNEYLTKPVIPKKLFAALTRCCPPKTEIHDVEHDDFFPKDAGDRQSKISLEQQDAAETGGMPGSNGEQALAENSSRTVDFPGLNVKAALRTCNGKEALFKKLIAGFADKFSAIDDDIKQALAQGDCEQAKHLAHNLSGISANIGALALAKVAAGIEKDLALTGGVSGPLPESLKGELQQVLHSIKRYLDNGV from the coding sequence ATGTTAGCTAAGCTAAGCCAGAACCCTAAAATTAAACGGGCCAGAAAACGTTTAATTTATTATGCCTGGACCGGATTTTTCGCAAACCTGATCGGCGGCATTTTAATTTATTTGAGTACCTTTTTTGGTTTGGTGGCACAGTCGATACACCTGATTAATGCCCTGACCCTTTATGCCATTTTTTTTTATACCTGGGTAATTTTAACCATAGCCACCAGGGAAACGATAACCCGGCGATTTTCACAGAAAATATTAATGGTGCAAATTGCCAACAGCGGTGTACTGTTGTTTTTTGTCCTGGTCTTTTATCCGGAAATAAAAACCACGATTTTAGTGCTGTGGATCATGGCGTTTGCCTTTACTTTTTCCTTTGGCACCCTGAAGCAGTCGGTGATGTTGAGTGTGTTAATTTTTGTTTTTTATGTAATCTCTTTAGCGGTTTCCGGTTTTTTTTATAAAAATGCGCAGGAAGTCATATCGGAGCTGATTTTTTTATGTGCCTTTATTCCCACCTGCGCTTTTATTTCTTATGTCGGGGCCAAACTAAAGAAACAGCGGGACAATACCCAAAAAGCCAAGTTACAACTGGAAGAGGCATTAAAGGTTGCGGCTGCCGCCAGTGAATCGAAAAGTGCCTTTTTGGCCAATATGAGCCATGAAATCCGCACTCCCATGAATGCCATTATCAATTTGTCCTATTTATGCCTGCAAAGTGACCTCGGCGCCAGGCAGCGCAATTATGTTGAGAAGGTCAATAAGTCGGCCAAGTCTTTATTGCAGATCATCAATGACATCCTGGACTTTTCCAAGGTGGAAGCGGGTAAATTACATATAGAACAAGCAGACTTTTCCCTTGATGAAATGCTGGCGCACCTGGCGGTGATTGAAGTGCCGAAAAATAAAAGAAAAAAGTTGCAGTTGATTTTTGATGTCCAGCCGGGCACCCCCATTTTGCTTAGCGGTGATTTGGTGCGTATTAACCAGGTGCTGTTTAACCTGCTCAGCAATGCCATCAAGTTTACTAAAAGCGGTCGCATCGTGTTGTCTATCCGGGTGCTTCAATGGCAGGAAAAGCAGGTGGTGATTAAGTTTATGGTCCGGGACTCGGGCATAGGCATGGCTCAGGAGGTGGCGGATAAGATGTTTGAACCCTTTAGCCAGGCAGATACTTCCACCACCCGGGTTTTTGGCGGCACAGGTTTGGGTTTAGTGATCTGTAAGCAACTAACCGAACTGATGGGGGGGCGGTTTGAATTGTTAAGCGAGCAGGGCAGGGGCACACGGGCCAGTGCCATTTTACCGGTAGGGCTGGCCTCCAGGCCGGTACTTCAACAATCAACCCCGGCCACTAATAAGCAGGTATTAGTGTCGGCTCAGGATGATATTGCCCTGAGTGCGATTGAGCATACCTTAGCCGCCTTTGCCGTCTGCGTAACCGGCCGTTCATCGCTGGACTTTGATCTTGATATGATGGCCGAGGTGGATGTGATCATGATAGATGAGTCATGCCCGCAAACTGAAATTGCCGCATTTTTTAACCGCTGGGTGCAGTTACACCAAAAAAGCATAATGGTTATCTTTGTTTCCGATCAGGAAGGGCTGCCGCCTGAGCTGGCGAAATATCCGCTGCGGCATCTGCAAAAACCTGTCTATTTTACCAATTTTTGTGATGTGTTATCCGGGGCGGATAAAGCCAGGGGAGGACAGGGTCATGAACATCATCAGCAGTTTATCTTGTCGGCCAACCTATACCAACAAGTGGGTAAACAACGTATTTTACTGGCGGAAGATAATGAGTTGAATCAGGAGATTATCAGCGATTTATTGGCGGACAGCGGTTGTGAGCTGCATATGGTTGAAAATGGCCAGCAGGTGCTTGATTTGCTTGAGCACCAGGAAATAGATGTGATCCTCATGGATATCCAGATGCCGGTAATGGATGGCATCGAAGCCACCCGGCTTATCCGGGCAGCGCCAAAATGGCGGCATATTCCTATTATCGCCCTCACCGCCAGCGCTATTAAAAATGACATGGAGCAGGGCCTGGCCATAGGCATGAATGAGTATTTAACCAAACCGGTTATTCCGAAAAAATTATTTGCGGCTTTAACGCGTTGTTGTCCCCCAAAGACAGAAATTCATGACGTTGAGCATGATGACTTTTTTCCCAAAGATGCAGGAGACAGGCAAAGTAAGATATCTTTGGAGCAGCAGGATGCAGCGGAAACAGGGGGAATGCCCGGAAGCAACGGCGAACAAGCGCTGGCAGAAAATAGCTCCCGGACAGTTGACTTTCCAGGCCTGAATGTCAAGGCGGCACTGAGAACCTGTAACGGCAAAGAAGCGTTATTTAAAAAACTGATTGCCGGATTTGCAGATAAATTTTCCGCTATTGATGATGATATCAAACAGGCGCTGGCGCAGGGAGACTGTGAGCAGGCCAAACATTTAGCCCATAATCTCAGCGGCATATCCGCCAATATCGGTGCTTTAGCCCTTGCTAAAGTTGCCGCCGGCATAGAAAAAGACCTGGCGCTTACAGGGGGCGTCAGCGGGCCTCTGCCTGAAAGCCTCAAAGGAGAGTTACAGCAGGTATTACATTCAATAAAGCGCTATCTGGATAACGGGGTTTAG
- a CDS encoding sigma-54-dependent transcriptional regulator, producing MSKACILVVDDRPDIRLSASFVLEDNGYQVQEAESPYQAKEIIQNSKVDLILLDMNYSLDTTSGDEGLEFLSWLAKAAGNIPAVAMTAWSNVELAVKAMQLGAGDFLEKPWKNQRLLQVIEHQLTLTGLKVQNQKLQQRLEPEKSDDYTWRSPCMQELMRQIESVAQTDVTILLTGDNGTGKSQLAKYIHQLSNVQSGPFISVNMGAISENLFESEMFGHTKGAFTDAKSNRIGRFELAKDGTLFLDEIANIPLSQQAKLLRVLESGEYEVLGSSQTQQTNIRLVSASNGDFSKLIANDEFREDLFYRLNTLEFRVPSLREREQDIIPLAQHFVKTAAGKYQKPAINISTDAQQALLEYHWPGNIRELSHLMERAVLLTRHDELQLSDLHLNTQTAAGALPMMTLEQAERKLIKQALAASDNHIAKAAALLGLTKSSMYRRLEKYPDLQS from the coding sequence ATGAGCAAAGCTTGTATTTTAGTGGTAGACGACAGGCCCGATATCCGGTTAAGCGCCAGTTTCGTACTCGAAGACAATGGTTATCAGGTGCAGGAAGCCGAAAGCCCTTATCAAGCGAAAGAAATCATTCAAAACTCCAAAGTGGATTTGATCCTGCTGGATATGAACTACTCCCTCGATACGACTTCCGGGGATGAAGGCCTGGAGTTCTTGTCCTGGCTGGCCAAGGCAGCGGGCAATATTCCGGCGGTGGCCATGACCGCCTGGTCCAATGTTGAACTGGCGGTAAAAGCGATGCAGCTCGGCGCCGGTGATTTCCTTGAAAAACCATGGAAAAATCAGCGCTTGCTGCAAGTTATCGAACACCAGCTGACCCTGACCGGGCTCAAGGTACAAAACCAGAAATTACAGCAAAGGCTGGAACCGGAAAAAAGCGACGACTATACCTGGCGCTCCCCGTGCATGCAGGAACTGATGCGCCAGATAGAAAGCGTTGCCCAAACCGACGTCACTATTTTACTCACCGGCGATAACGGCACCGGCAAGAGCCAGCTGGCCAAATATATCCACCAGCTGTCCAATGTGCAGTCGGGCCCTTTTATCAGCGTCAACATGGGAGCGATTTCCGAAAACCTGTTTGAAAGTGAGATGTTCGGGCATACCAAAGGCGCCTTTACCGACGCCAAGTCAAACCGTATCGGCCGCTTTGAGCTGGCCAAAGACGGTACTTTGTTTCTTGATGAAATCGCCAATATTCCCCTTTCCCAGCAGGCGAAGTTACTGCGGGTACTGGAATCAGGCGAATATGAAGTCTTAGGATCGAGCCAGACCCAGCAAACCAATATCCGCCTGGTGAGCGCTTCCAACGGCGATTTTAGTAAACTTATCGCCAACGACGAATTCCGGGAAGATTTGTTTTACCGTCTCAATACCCTGGAGTTTCGCGTGCCGTCGCTGCGCGAGCGTGAGCAGGACATTATTCCGCTGGCACAGCATTTTGTTAAAACCGCGGCGGGTAAATACCAAAAACCTGCTATTAATATCAGTACAGATGCCCAGCAGGCATTGCTAGAATATCACTGGCCCGGCAATATCCGGGAATTAAGTCATTTAATGGAGCGGGCGGTATTATTAACCCGGCACGACGAACTCCAACTCAGCGATCTGCATTTAAATACGCAAACCGCCGCCGGAGCCTTGCCGATGATGACCTTAGAGCAGGCTGAGCGAAAACTGATCAAACAGGCACTGGCAGCGAGCGACAACCATATCGCCAAGGCAGCGGCCTTGTTGGGATTAACCAAGTCGTCCATGTACCGCCGCCTGGAGAAATATCCCGACCTGCAAAGCTAA
- a CDS encoding efflux RND transporter periplasmic adaptor subunit → MDTIKIKKKTTPFYKNKYILAAGLFGLLVLLAVWAKQSRSSVSVLRNDILVEQVQQGDLEVLIEGYGNLTSDKQQLITTLTRATVKEIVLKPGARVSADSVIVRLENPELIQEVENAEQELNQIQANLRQLKLTNQRERLNEAASLAEITALYEAATLKRQAEEKLVKQGIVSQLTFQESQLNEQQLKKRMAIATERNEQLRLVHQEAINIEQERVKQQQGQLNIARDRLARLEVKAGFDGVLQRLSVELGQSLDAGQEIALIGSVTDLIALIRVPQSQAQQIVVGQSAIIDTRRDKINGTVARIDPIVENNTVNIEIALPADLPASARPQLKVDGVIVADTLKNATYIKRPANVKANNIGKLYRLDQQQENAQLQAVTFGHQAGRFIQILSGAKAGEQFIVSDLSNLSKSTDALSIKS, encoded by the coding sequence ATGGACACTATAAAAATAAAGAAAAAGACAACTCCTTTTTATAAAAACAAATACATCTTGGCTGCCGGCCTTTTTGGACTACTGGTGCTGTTGGCTGTTTGGGCCAAGCAATCAAGAAGTTCGGTCTCGGTATTGCGCAACGACATTCTGGTTGAACAGGTTCAACAAGGGGATCTGGAAGTACTTATCGAAGGATATGGTAATTTAACCTCGGATAAGCAGCAATTGATCACCACATTAACCCGGGCGACGGTAAAAGAAATCGTATTAAAACCCGGCGCACGTGTTTCAGCCGACAGCGTCATCGTACGCCTGGAAAACCCGGAATTGATTCAAGAAGTCGAAAATGCCGAACAGGAGCTGAACCAAATCCAGGCAAACCTGAGACAGCTCAAACTGACCAATCAGCGTGAACGCCTGAATGAAGCGGCCTCGCTGGCAGAGATCACCGCCCTTTATGAAGCCGCAACCTTAAAGCGTCAGGCAGAAGAAAAACTGGTAAAACAAGGCATAGTTTCACAACTGACCTTCCAGGAATCACAACTTAACGAGCAGCAGTTAAAAAAACGTATGGCCATTGCCACCGAGCGCAACGAACAATTACGCCTGGTACACCAGGAAGCCATTAACATCGAGCAGGAGCGGGTCAAGCAACAGCAGGGACAACTTAACATCGCCCGCGACCGCCTGGCACGCCTTGAAGTTAAAGCAGGTTTTGACGGGGTATTACAACGTTTATCGGTAGAGCTGGGACAAAGCCTGGATGCAGGCCAGGAAATCGCCCTGATAGGTTCAGTGACAGACTTAATTGCCTTAATCCGGGTGCCGCAAAGCCAGGCACAGCAAATTGTTGTCGGCCAGAGCGCCATCATAGATACCCGCAGGGACAAGATCAACGGCACAGTCGCCCGCATAGACCCGATAGTGGAAAACAATACCGTAAATATCGAAATTGCCCTGCCGGCAGACTTGCCTGCCAGTGCCCGCCCGCAACTGAAAGTTGACGGCGTGATCGTTGCCGATACCTTAAAGAACGCCACCTATATAAAAAGGCCGGCCAATGTTAAAGCCAACAATATCGGCAAGTTATACCGCTTAGACCAGCAGCAGGAAAACGCCCAGTTACAGGCGGTAACCTTTGGCCACCAGGCTGGGCGTTTTATTCAGATCCTTTCAGGTGCCAAAGCCGGTGAACAGTTTATCGTCTCGGATTTATCCAACTTGTCCAAGAGCACCGATGCCCTAAGCATTAAATCTTAA
- a CDS encoding ABC transporter ATP-binding protein, with translation MTSTLENNKEIKIQMRGIAKVFETDELETHALKNIDLTIYAGDYVSISGPSGCGKSTLLSILGLLDMPSGGEYTIEGVNVTELSLDQAAEIRNAKIGFIFQSFNLIDELSVFDNVALPLRYSSEKMSEQAITERVNECLQAVDMTHRTGHKPNQLSGGQQQRIAIARALVAKPAILLVDEPTGNLDSKSGDQVMDTLEQLNKNGTTICMVTHDPRYANMADIQLKLLDGSILTTPVPGASIKEAV, from the coding sequence ATGACCAGTACTTTAGAAAACAATAAAGAGATAAAAATACAAATGCGCGGCATAGCCAAAGTTTTTGAAACCGATGAGCTTGAAACCCATGCCCTGAAAAACATCGACCTGACCATTTACGCCGGTGATTATGTTTCTATTTCCGGCCCTTCCGGTTGCGGTAAGTCAACCCTGCTCTCCATTCTGGGTTTGCTGGACATGCCAAGCGGCGGCGAATATACCATAGAAGGCGTAAATGTCACCGAGCTGTCTTTAGATCAGGCGGCAGAGATCCGAAATGCCAAAATAGGCTTTATTTTCCAGTCGTTTAACCTAATAGATGAATTATCAGTTTTTGATAATGTCGCCCTGCCGCTACGATACAGCAGCGAAAAAATGTCTGAACAGGCCATCACCGAGCGGGTGAATGAATGCCTGCAAGCCGTGGACATGACCCACAGAACCGGCCATAAACCCAACCAGCTATCCGGGGGGCAACAACAGCGTATCGCCATCGCCAGGGCATTGGTGGCCAAACCGGCAATTTTACTGGTGGATGAGCCTACCGGTAACCTTGATTCCAAAAGCGGCGACCAGGTCATGGATACCCTGGAGCAGTTAAATAAAAACGGCACCACCATCTGCATGGTGACCCATGATCCCCGTTACGCCAATATGGCCGACATTCAACTGAA
- a CDS encoding GEVED domain-containing protein: MIKTLFTGAALAVLSGLYTPAAMAESTVFESKDVLTPAEALGRYQWLEKCYSGLLLEVADNIFDPTMPVSNEQKLADLKNVFLYKDGTLRSDAKYLTFGDEDSANPKRWYAGTSLNDSCNQIPSDYSVSALLVTPSINQYCTTQARTKDYEFIKEVSFSDLTNSSGADFYSNFVGQAARIYKDRDYQLTLTPGFTGADTYPETWHVFIDWNQDGDFLDASETYNAGVSNQAKTLNVTPPAGTVSGLTKMRVTMDYLGGNSDACKEIDSGEVEDYLIYIK; this comes from the coding sequence ATGATTAAAACACTATTTACCGGTGCTGCCCTGGCAGTACTCTCCGGGCTTTATACCCCGGCGGCGATGGCCGAATCGACGGTTTTTGAGTCTAAAGACGTATTAACCCCCGCCGAAGCGCTTGGCCGCTACCAGTGGCTGGAAAAATGTTATTCCGGTTTGTTGCTGGAAGTCGCGGACAATATTTTCGACCCGACCATGCCGGTTTCCAACGAGCAAAAACTCGCAGATTTAAAAAACGTCTTCCTCTATAAGGACGGCACGTTAAGGTCTGATGCCAAATACCTGACCTTCGGCGATGAAGATAGCGCCAACCCGAAACGCTGGTACGCCGGCACCAGTTTAAACGACAGCTGTAACCAGATCCCGTCGGATTACTCCGTCAGCGCTTTACTGGTCACGCCGTCCATCAACCAGTACTGCACTACCCAGGCCAGAACCAAGGACTATGAGTTTATAAAAGAAGTCAGCTTTTCCGACTTAACCAACAGTTCAGGGGCTGATTTTTACAGTAACTTTGTCGGTCAGGCAGCGCGCATCTACAAAGACCGCGATTACCAGCTGACCCTGACCCCGGGCTTTACCGGCGCAGATACCTACCCTGAAACCTGGCATGTATTTATCGACTGGAACCAGGACGGCGACTTCCTTGATGCCAGCGAAACCTATAACGCCGGGGTATCCAATCAGGCGAAGACCCTTAATGTGACACCGCCTGCGGGTACGGTTTCCGGTCTGACCAAGATGCGGGTGACCATGGATTATTTGGGCGGAAACTCTGACGCATGTAAAGAGATAGATTCCGGTGAAGTTGAAGATTATCTGATCTACATAAAATAA
- a CDS encoding diguanylate cyclase domain-containing protein — protein sequence MKLKTILSSYLIILIAVLTSALLAYRYFVEIPRFHHATSLLHQRELETLRQAIQREISHFNLLNFDYAVWDSNYQFMRSPNAAFLEENYEDISFATLRYDGIFYLDNQFNIIYEKTLDHISGQPFKLDIFNLQKWPQNKYIYPKKQYHGVPHLSGLLASKHGPIAFSSTQLRNSDLSGENIGIMLIVHKLRKQHFDNIAKFINLQVEAEILPYDYPATAIIDLAQDISEDSHSHRHQRILTDDHKRPVVLLTITHDSSTEMPLIDRQFFFVLILLVIFALSGFVIIRHYFVRHLENTIAYMKKMVLSNELSPIKNHFNIDEFDTATEQFNRLVELAKNQQQLLIELSQADSLTGIANRRAFEEHIQKQWQQMQRTRSPLALIMCDVDHFKQYNDLSGHQEGDLALRQIALVIDTCIHRNHDLVARYGGEEFIIVLSNTNRAGAEHVCKKILAAVKKLAIPHPMAAGKIVSVSIGAAIWEDFSQRPPWHLDYHYLLKQADQALYSAKSAGRDRVIFCRPLTVTSAALNQSRDNNKQKIT from the coding sequence ATGAAACTAAAGACAATATTATCTTCCTATCTGATAATATTAATCGCAGTCTTGACCTCTGCCTTACTTGCCTATCGATACTTCGTTGAAATACCGCGCTTTCATCATGCCACATCCCTGCTACATCAGCGGGAGCTGGAAACCTTACGCCAGGCGATACAAAGAGAGATATCACATTTTAATCTGCTCAATTTTGATTATGCCGTCTGGGACAGCAATTATCAGTTTATGCGCTCCCCCAATGCCGCTTTTTTAGAGGAAAATTACGAAGATATTTCCTTTGCCACGCTAAGATATGACGGTATTTTCTATCTCGATAACCAGTTCAACATTATCTATGAAAAAACCCTGGATCATATCAGCGGCCAGCCCTTTAAATTAGATATTTTTAATTTACAAAAATGGCCGCAGAACAAATATATTTATCCGAAAAAGCAATACCACGGAGTTCCCCATCTCAGCGGCCTGTTAGCCAGCAAGCACGGCCCTATCGCCTTTTCATCTACCCAGTTACGCAATTCAGATCTGAGCGGTGAAAACATAGGCATTATGCTTATCGTCCATAAATTGCGTAAACAACATTTTGATAATATTGCTAAATTTATAAACCTACAGGTTGAAGCCGAGATACTGCCCTATGATTATCCCGCCACCGCCATTATCGACTTAGCACAAGACATTAGCGAAGACAGCCACAGTCACCGCCACCAGCGCATCTTAACCGACGACCACAAGCGCCCGGTGGTCCTGCTCACCATCACCCATGACAGCAGCACCGAAATGCCCCTGATTGACCGGCAGTTTTTCTTCGTCTTAATATTATTGGTGATTTTTGCCTTATCCGGCTTTGTGATCATCAGGCACTATTTTGTCCGCCACCTGGAAAATACCATCGCCTATATGAAAAAAATGGTCCTGAGCAATGAGTTGTCCCCGATAAAAAACCATTTCAATATTGACGAGTTTGATACCGCCACCGAGCAGTTTAACCGCCTGGTTGAACTGGCCAAGAACCAGCAGCAACTGCTGATAGAATTATCCCAGGCGGACTCGCTGACCGGCATCGCCAACAGAAGAGCCTTTGAAGAGCATATTCAAAAACAATGGCAACAAATGCAACGTACCCGCTCGCCGCTGGCGCTGATCATGTGTGATGTTGACCACTTTAAACAATATAACGATCTTTCAGGACATCAGGAGGGAGATCTGGCCTTAAGACAAATCGCCCTGGTCATTGATACCTGTATCCATCGCAACCATGACCTGGTTGCCCGCTATGGCGGTGAGGAATTTATTATCGTGCTCAGTAATACCAACAGAGCGGGTGCCGAACATGTCTGCAAAAAAATACTGGCCGCAGTAAAAAAACTGGCCATTCCCCACCCGATGGCAGCAGGGAAAATCGTCAGCGTCAGTATCGGGGCGGCTATATGGGAAGACTTCAGTCAGCGGCCTCCCTGGCACCTGGATTATCATTACTTGCTCAAACAGGCCGATCAAGCCTTATATAGCGCAAAATCAGCAGGCAGAGACAGGGTGATTTTTTGCCGTCCGCTGACGGTAACCTCGGCAGCCCTTAACCAAAGCAGGGATAACAATAAACAAAAAATAACATAA
- a CDS encoding sensor histidine kinase, with translation MFKSKTLEAYILRRLSIFAGLFILLLYLLLAQFDWSTWHLSLTTGLAAFGLILAILHFRKRLMATFDRALLHIEAVRMEDYNQYAKCDFPAGNVGAFHRELTALSEYLSTKKLRYDQHAFLIYQLIDQLDTPILVFNERNKLTYANGAFTLLYDQPWQMYRLASAKMLGLSKSDQGWQLEGENQQWQISHSEFIDAGEAHQLLVFTNITSALRASQLTAWQQIIRVMGHEIRNSLTPVSSLAESLAGRTTSERDQKALALISERCHHLQDFISRYSSLSQKMNLDIRQISVVELTERLSGLYADSGLEFDSKLQWLAADQAFLEQVLINLIKNSIEAGSDSIRLSFKAINDKNQIRLIDNGHGFANLDNLFVPLFTTKQNGQGIGLTFCRNIIEQHQGSIKLENNSDRGVKVTIELPQTQSAH, from the coding sequence ATGTTCAAAAGCAAAACCCTGGAAGCCTATATCTTGCGCAGACTCAGCATTTTTGCCGGTCTGTTTATCCTGCTGTTGTACCTGTTACTGGCTCAGTTCGACTGGTCTACCTGGCATCTTAGCCTTACCACAGGGTTAGCGGCTTTTGGCCTGATACTGGCGATTTTACATTTTCGCAAGCGTTTAATGGCCACCTTTGACCGGGCGCTGCTGCATATCGAAGCGGTGCGTATGGAAGACTATAACCAGTACGCCAAGTGCGATTTTCCTGCCGGCAACGTCGGCGCCTTTCACCGGGAATTAACGGCATTAAGCGAATACCTGTCGACGAAAAAACTACGTTACGACCAACATGCTTTTTTGATTTATCAGCTTATCGACCAGCTCGACACCCCTATCCTGGTGTTTAATGAAAGAAACAAGCTCACCTATGCCAACGGCGCCTTTACCCTGCTCTATGATCAGCCCTGGCAGATGTACCGCCTGGCATCCGCCAAGATGTTGGGACTGAGCAAAAGCGACCAGGGCTGGCAGCTTGAAGGGGAAAACCAGCAGTGGCAAATCAGCCACAGTGAATTTATCGATGCCGGTGAAGCCCACCAGTTACTGGTCTTTACCAACATCACCTCGGCGCTTAGGGCCAGCCAGTTAACGGCGTGGCAGCAAATTATCCGGGTTATGGGGCATGAAATCCGCAATTCGTTAACCCCGGTATCTTCGCTGGCAGAAAGCCTGGCGGGGCGGACCACATCCGAGCGGGATCAAAAAGCCCTGGCCCTGATCTCGGAGCGTTGTCATCACTTACAGGACTTTATCAGCCGTTATTCCTCCCTGTCACAGAAAATGAACCTGGATATCAGGCAAATCAGCGTTGTCGAGTTAACCGAACGCCTCAGCGGTTTGTATGCCGATAGCGGACTGGAATTTGACAGCAAGCTGCAATGGCTGGCGGCAGATCAGGCCTTTTTGGAGCAGGTATTAATTAACCTGATCAAAAATTCCATTGAAGCCGGCAGCGACAGCATCAGGTTAAGTTTTAAAGCCATCAACGACAAAAATCAGATCCGGCTTATCGATAACGGCCACGGTTTTGCCAACCTGGATAACCTGTTTGTGCCTTTATTTACCACCAAGCAAAATGGCCAGGGAATTGGCTTAACCTTCTGCCGCAACATTATCGAGCAGCATCAGGGCAGTATTAAACTGGAAAACAACAGCGACCGGGGGGTCAAGGTGACTATCGAGCTGCCTCAAACACAAAGCGCTCACTAA
- a CDS encoding DMT family transporter: MKSSTTGKLVLLAFIAVSLMGMVPVLVKLTAANEVVIGIMRLFIAGSGIFLLMLLNKSAGSLKRLSRGDLLWLVLLGLVFALHWYSYFYAIKTASPSLAAIGVSTFGIQLLFLNALIFKEKINKLDFLAIVIAFSGVLLATRGISGHSDMGSGFIASIFSGLLYALLAVINRKSYRLSTQQKALGQFGFALLCFSFFIPQGNFQLEMDDWSILLVLGLVCTLAAHTLWIKASAELPGNLTAIIYYFYLPVAIGLSAVFTQDALSWQKLTGAGLIIFANIMVLLAHKK; this comes from the coding sequence ATGAAGTCATCGACAACAGGTAAGCTGGTGCTGCTGGCATTTATTGCCGTCTCTCTGATGGGCATGGTGCCGGTATTGGTTAAATTGACGGCGGCCAATGAGGTGGTGATAGGTATTATGCGCCTGTTTATTGCCGGTAGTGGTATTTTTTTGTTGATGCTGCTTAATAAAAGCGCCGGCAGCTTGAAGCGGTTAAGCCGGGGGGATCTTTTGTGGCTGGTGCTACTGGGTTTGGTTTTTGCCCTGCACTGGTACAGTTATTTTTATGCCATCAAAACTGCCAGTCCAAGCCTTGCAGCCATAGGGGTTTCCACTTTTGGTATTCAATTATTATTTTTAAATGCCCTGATATTTAAAGAGAAGATCAACAAATTAGATTTTCTTGCCATTGTTATTGCCTTTAGCGGTGTGCTGTTGGCAACCCGTGGTATTAGTGGCCATAGCGATATGGGGTCAGGTTTTATCGCCAGTATTTTCAGTGGCCTGCTTTATGCCCTGCTGGCGGTGATCAACCGAAAATCTTACCGTTTATCTACCCAGCAAAAAGCCCTGGGACAGTTTGGCTTTGCCCTGTTATGTTTTAGTTTTTTTATTCCCCAAGGTAATTTTCAGTTGGAAATGGATGACTGGAGTATCTTGCTGGTATTGGGGCTTGTCTGTACTTTGGCCGCCCATACCTTATGGATCAAAGCTTCCGCCGAGCTGCCGGGTAATTTAACCGCGATTATTTATTATTTTTATTTGCCGGTGGCGATCGGTTTAAGCGCGGTATTTACTCAAGATGCTCTTAGCTGGCAAAAGCTGACCGGCGCCGGATTGATTATCTTTGCCAACATCATGGTGTTACTGGCACATAAAAAATAA